The sequence CTTGGTGCCGTTGGTGGTGGTGAACAAGATTTGTTTGCCAGCGACAACGGCAGGGGCATATTCGGTTGGCGAATTCCCCAGATCGAAACCTTTGATTCGCTCCCCTCCCCTTTCGCCTCCCAGCAAGGCGGCTGGGTTGGCAACATGTTGCTGCTGGGCTTCTTCAATGGTTAGCTGCGGAATCACGCACTCGGCCCCATTGGCAATCGCATGGGTAATGGTGGTCGTAGCGCGAAGGACGTCTATGACGACCGCTACTGTGCCAGAGAGGTCGGTTTCTCCCATTAAAGCCGGCAAAAGGTAAACGTCGATCCGTTTTGTCTTCAAAGAAATCCCCTTGAAACTGGCAATTTTCCGGCCTTGCCTCCGAATCTACTATTAGAGTTTGGAGGGCCGAGCTTCTTTCAGGCTTGGCAGCTTTGCAAATTATGAATCGAAAGGAGCCGTAACGGAATGACGGAAAACAATACCCACTCAATTGTCGTTGGTTATATTGCCTGGGCTTTTGGTGTGTTTGGCGCTCACCGTTTTTACTATGGCAAGCCACTTACCGGCGTGTTGTGGCTGTGTACGGGGGGTGTTTTGCTGATTGGCTGGATCATCGACTTTTTCCTGATCCCCTCGATGGACGAGGAATGCAATCAGCGGTATCAAAGCGGCCCTATCGATTATAACGTTGCCTGGCTCTTGTGCTTCTTCCTCGGCATCTTTGGCATCCACCGCTTTTACATGGGCAAGTGGATCTCTGGAATCATTTGGCTTTGCACCGGTGGGCTCTTTACCTTGGGCTTTCTGTACGATGTTTGCACCTTGAATAGCCAAGTCGACGAGATCAACCAAGGCGTGGAGTAGACGCTTACTTCGCCAGATCTTGGATTTTGGTAGGGTTATTCGGATCGAGCTTAAAGGTCACCGGGTAGTGGTATCCCTCGGCCTTTTGGGGAAACAGCTTCTGCCAGGCTCGCACGGCCGAGTAGGCCAACACTTTGCAGCGATAGTCGATTCCTTCCGTGGCTTGCGAAAGCTTTTGATAACCAAACGCGTGCCGCAAGA comes from Bremerella cremea and encodes:
- a CDS encoding NINE protein, with product MTENNTHSIVVGYIAWAFGVFGAHRFYYGKPLTGVLWLCTGGVLLIGWIIDFFLIPSMDEECNQRYQSGPIDYNVAWLLCFFLGIFGIHRFYMGKWISGIIWLCTGGLFTLGFLYDVCTLNSQVDEINQGVE